The nucleotide sequence cttgtcactagggcccgagtgccatgatttcagatctaaacatattatgttttcatcaatatatgagagttcttgatcctatcttgcaagtctatagtcacctattatgtgttatgatatgttaaccccgaagtgacaataatcaggatacttaccggtgatgaccgtagtttgaggagttcatgtattcactatgtgttaatgctttgttttggtactctattaaaaggaggccttaatatcccttagttttcaataggaccccgctgccacgggagggtaggacaaaagatgtcatgcaagttcttttccataagcatgtatgactatattcggaatacatgcctacattacattgatgaactggagctagttccgtgtcaccctaggttatgactgttacaagaTGAACCGTATCCggaataattctccatcaccgatccattgcctacgagctttccatatattgttcttcacttatttacttttccattgctattgttatcatcactacaaaataccaaaaatattacttttgctaccattaccttttactATCATtgtcactactatcatattactttcctactaaacactttgctgcagatattaagtttccaggtgtggttgaattgacaactcagctgctaatacttgagaatattctttggctccctttatgtcgaatcaataaatttgggttgaatactctaccctcgaaaactgttgtgatcccctatacttgtgggttatcacccccccCCTcactaggaaaggggggcgccacttcCACTTGTGCCCTTGTGGCCCatgttgccttccacctcttgcccttttaggcccgttgatattttaattaaatataaaatgttctaaataatttcagaacattatatatatatataatttaacatccccgaAAACATTTTCCACCCATATATAATTAattggtaatacccggtattacccgatattcacctgACCCGGAAACGCTTTCGGAACCTCTCGAAACTATTCGGGATATtgatgaaacaattccacaaatatattctcatcactgcCATcgtactaacactcagcagatcgtgattaccttaagcttgtgaccctgtaggtttggtaaatcatagacatgaatgaaactcctttgttcaatgaccaatagcggaaccgtggacatccatatcggtccctatgattacacgaatgatgttcaagtgaacctttggttatcatgtgatgttccctttgcttcgcgatactttacaaaacccggtgtgCATCGGCATGCTtcagagtcatcaccatgctcagtATACCGTTGCTACCGTTACcaattttgttcttctttctcgttgacgtgtTCAGGCATACCCGTGACGTAGTCAactatgtctggccagacgatgatggatgtcatCACATCGAGGGGGCCCTAATAATAtatctccatcatcggaggagcaaatcccactctcgagttgtccggtcacttgtcaaactttcctgTGAGCCTGAAAATtatcgttatgatcaccttgttacaaatgacatttgagcaaccccaaagcccactatCCAGTAGGAACTGACTGAGACACTCTCGTGGtatgaggaactaaaacacatgctaacactccgtgttataacaaatgatttcagacgatatgatcacatagtataacagacaagtattgggtcgattcaatacgatcgttcttctaacgtcatatcctcaatgttgttttaggactatcgttacacttaacgatatcctaagatccggaaaacatgatcaccaacaacacttgagctggtcttagaggcgagaccgggAACCTATTGTTTACTGTTTATCAtttcacatgtgcatatgagttttccactgaattgcatattccaggatcatagcagttatagcatgaaatgtAAACTCTTAGTTATGAATAACGGAAacataataatacaatattattgcctctagggcatattttgaaCAAGAAGCAGTACAGTAGATGGAAGtgtttccctcagtgagaaccaaggttatcgagccaataggagaaccaagcaaattCCCTTTGacaacacctacacacacaaaagcaaatacttgcacccaacgcgggcaagagggttgtcaatccccttgaactcgctacttgcaaggattaattctgatagtgaTGGATAGATAAAAGGAGaagtaaaacaaaaataaagaaattgcaacaaggtatttttggttttaataatatgataaaggtagacccgggggccatagttttcactatagGTTTATCTCTTGAAcacatagcatacagtgggtaaacaaattactattgggcaattgatagaaaagcgcataattatgacgttattcatggcaatgatcatttatataggcatcacgttcgtgacaagtagaccgactcctgcctgcatatactactattactccaccaatcgacctctatccagcatgcatctatggtattaagttcataacaaacagagtaacgctttaagcaagatgacatgttgtacACAAAGTAAACCCAGTCAATATTGAATAAACCAaatcgttttacccttaatggagacaatacaatacgtgcctcactactcCTTCTGCCACTAGgtgagggcaccgcaagattgaacccatcacaaagcacctctcccactgaagataaatcaatctagttgtccaaaacaaacggatagatcagagagaaatacaaagctataacaatcatgcataataaatttcagaaaagactcaattactttcaatgaataatctgatcataaacccataattcatcggatcccaacaaacacaccacaaaagaagattacatcagatagaactccaagaagatcgaggagaacatggtattgaagatcagagagaagaagccatctagctactagctatggacccatatgtctgtggtaaactactcacgcatcatcggaaggcagcGAGGATGATGTACAAGCTCTCTGTGACCGATTCCCCCTCCACCAGAGTACccaaaaggcctccagatgggatcgcagaTGAACAAAAGCTTGCGGCGACGGAAAGTATTCGAGTAGCTCTCTGTTGGcttgggaatatttgtgaatttatagggttgggattaggtcaaacggagttgtGTGGGGCCCACGAGCTCAGGGGGCGTGCCCTGTGAGCTCGTGGCTCTCTCAtagctcttctggcctcctcccgaagcatctagggtcccttctggtccagaaaaaataacAGTAAAGcttcatcgcgtttggacttcgttggtactgattttatgaaaagaaaaaaaacaagcaaaaaacaagaactggcactaggcactgagttaataggttagtcccaaaaaatgatataaaatagcatataaagcatccaagatttataatataatagcatgaaacaatcaaaaattatagatacgttggagacgtatcagtaatcaTAAGTAGGTTGTTTGTTCAAGTAATCATACGTTGGAGTATCGCTTCTGTGTTTTTGCCATGACTTCTAGGAATGTTCATTCATGATAAATTTTTGCAAGCACATAGAACATTTGTCAAAGGTTGCCACAGAAAAATCAgaatttgttttattttattttactatttttcgattttactgttcacgaGGAGCATTGGAGCTCGAGTGCAAATACTCCGAGTCCCGATGAACAAGGGAACCTTCTAGAAGAGAAGCCCACCAACTCGTTGGATGCAGCTGCGAGGAACAAGATTTCAAAAGTGCGCAACAAAAGTTGGAAGATCCAATTCAAAGAGCGACGCAATCATATGAAGGCATGGACTTTTTAGTATCAAGTGTGTTGAGCATTAAGGAGCCTTTGAACCAAATGGTTCCTAATGCAGTTAGAAACACTAGGCAAGAGGAATAAAAGGCATTTATTGGTTGCAACATTCCTACTCAAATTGATATACAGCCGCCAAATGATGCTCATTCGGTAGGGAGATGTAAAAGAATAAAGAGAGAAAAGGAATTGAATGGGGGAAACAAAAGAGAAGAACAAAGAAGCCAAAGTCAAGGCCACACGCTTGTGCAAGACGTGCAACCTAATAGAGTTTGATGATAGTCGCAATTGTCCaaccaaaaaagttcaagaaaaagAAGCCATGAATGTGCAAGGCATGCTTCCAAATGGTGCAACTTCATAGAGGAAACTCTTGTGAAAGGCAGAGCTTATTAATACCATTTCATTAGTTTTATTTAATTTTCAATCTACGTACGTAATGGATGAGAAATTGTGTTTATTCTCCAATTTTTGTCCTATTTCTATCACATTTGATGTGTTTGTAATTACTTCCGAGTGGTTTATAGATGATGCGAATTCCAGTAGTTTATGACGGTTGGAACTTTTTTCTtgtttatgaatatgaatttgaatgCACATGCACTGGGTTTCAAAGGGGCGGGTAGCTTTTAATCCATGGATTCTTTGGGATGCTAGCTACTGTTACATGTATTAGGTGAAGAAGCCTTCAAAATAAATTAGACTGCAACattagagttatattacatcatgtAGTATGTGAGAAACACCTCAATTGCCAATAGGAACAAAGTTAAAATGAATTGGATATTTTTTCCGCCATTTCCATTCACATCAGCTGACATTCATTTGTTTTCGTAATCCAATAATCACCATCGATAGGCCTCCACATTCTAAACTCTGAAGCTATATGCACACACCCAACTGTTTGTACAAGTTCACAATCCACATTCAGGAAGTCAACCTGCAATTATCACATGCCTACATCAATCAAGAAGGAAAATTAAGAGACATGGTCGACGTTGCTCTACAAAGGATCCTAGGTTGTACTCGCCGCCCACGCGAATCTGCAACCAGACAGTGCCATCAGGTGGAGGGTCAAAGATTACGATCTAACGAACGATGATGACTGGCTGTAGGGATGCACGAGGGTTGCTAGATGCATAAGATACAACGCCATGTTTAGTATGTTCATCATGATCAACACTAGCGAAGCAATGTTTATGTGTGGGGAATTGCCCCCCCCCCTCTGGGGGGGATGGGATTAAGGGAGGCATAGATGAGATATTTCATAGCCTTTGGCCTCTCCAATACTTGTATTTTGTGTCCGCCATTGATGATTTGTCTACATCTTTTTTTGATTTAAACTTAATGAAAAAATGGCTCATATATGCCTCATTTGGTTTATAGGATATATGGTTCTAAAGCGAAAAACAATGCAGGgtttctattcctatgtaggatTGGTTCTTATCCTTCATATCTTAATGAGAAAGAAATATTAGCTCAGACCTATGGGAAAATTCCTGTCGTATGAACATTTTTTTTCCTGTAAGAACTGAGATACGTGTCATCTCATTTTTATGACTGTCTTTTCTTTCCTGTAGGAACTGAGATGTGTGCCATCTCATTTCTATGACTGCCTTATTCCTATGAATTTCCTATTGTATAAACCAAAGGAACACGTGCATGCATGCTGGTATGCACGTTGAACCCAGGTGGATAGGATCTCGATCGGTGGCACAGCCTGCGAGCGGCGCGGTACCCTATGAAGCGCCTGGCAGACTGGACCttaggctggtcacagtggggaggaacttaggagtaacatcacacactccaatacaactttgcttatgtggcacgtatttaataaagagagaggtgcttgtggtaactagctaagttaccggaacatcacacactccaagaaacaatgagtctataacctaataaatacatcattgcatgacactacatagatgttcctacatagtgtttcttggaatgatgtatgtagtgtcatgcaatgatgtatttattaggttatagactcattgtttcttggaatgtgtgatgttccggtaacttagctagttaccacaagcacctctctcttcattaaatacgtgccacataagcaaagttgtattggagtgtgtgatgttactcctaagttcctccccactgtgaccagccttaCGCAAATACAACGTGCAAAAGATGGCAAGCCGCCGCACTGGATCGAGCACACGGCTCGCCACCATATCGCATGCTAGCTACGCCTCGCTTTCCTCGGCCGCAAAGCGCGTAGCACTCTACCCTGTCGACCAAACAATCACCAGGCGCCATCCTACGCTCGCTGGGCCATGCATGTCAGTTTTGTCGCCTCTGCCCTGCGCGCGAATCTCTGGCCGGATCCACCACCACGCCCATGCAATGCAATGTATGCCACCTCCCATCGCTTTCACCGCTGCACGTACCGACCACTGCTCCTCGTCCACAGCCAACTCGGGCGCGCGGCCTGTCGCCTTCCCAAGCACCACCACGGACGGGGCGCCAAACAGGGCAGGCACTGCCGCGGCGGGGCACCGCACACGCACAGGGGCTCGCTCCCCCGGCACTGTGCGCCGCTGCTCGCCTCCGACCGCCCAGCAGTGCCCGCCGCACGCCCAGCCTGTCATGTCGCCGCCCCGGATATCATAGCCATTTTTCCACAATAGGCATGCGCCTTGTTTGCCACACGTTGCATGCATCAAAGCGACGAGATTATACCGACAACACAGAGGTGCATTTCAATGTAAACAGTTGGTGAACGGTATGCGGTAACAACAGGTACTACTACCGACTTTGCCTCCCCGGGTGGGTCTTATGGAAACGGAAGCAAAGCGAAGACACGGACGAACGAACGAAACAACAGAACAATGTTTTCGGAATCGGAATAGGGTCCCTTCCCTCCCCGGTGATGTGCCAGGGAGGAAATAGCTACGATGCCTGCCCCCCTCCGGACCGCCATGGGCGAGAGGGAGGGGGGTGGGCCTTCTTAGGTGTTCTTAACGAATGCAATGGAACGAATGGCGGCTGGGATGATCATCCTACTCCTTGGAGTTGCGGTAGAAGTCGACGCAGGTCTGGCATCCGCAGTCGGTGAAGCGGCACATCTCGCACCCGAAGCACACGCACTTCTCGCAGCCCGCGCACGACGCCGCGCGGGAGCAGCCCTTGAGCACCTTGCGGCTCCctcgctcctcgtcgtcatcgcagGTGACGCTGGTGGAATCACAAATGCATACATATCATGAGCCACAAGTCATGAACTGATGCCAGCGAAAAATAATGGAACAGCATGACTAAGGTTATAATTTAATATGGCAACCCTATCCAAAAAGAAAGGAATTGTCAAAGTAAACTAGGCAAAAATGGTTCAATTCGATTTTCTTTTTAAAGCcaaacaagaaaagaaaaacagaagagcTACAAACACCTTCAACCATCCCAGATAAAATTTCATATATGATGATATTATGCCAGCGGGCAAAGTTAAGAGATACAGTAATATCAATGATGGTGTACTGTAGTTACAGGCCACACGAATGTGCAGACAACTGACAATACTGGCAACAAACTTACACGGCCATGCTTTCACAGCATGTAATACAGGCCAGCAGTCTCTGGTTTCAACTTCCTAGTTCCTACGGTACAATTCTGAAAGTATTGGATTTTACTTCTCGAAAAAAGTGTTTCATTTCTGTTGCCACTCATGTGTACTGTAGTCAGAAGTTGCAAAAAATATTTGGTACCACAAGTATGACATTTTATCAGCTTGCAGCGGCCTGCTGCCACAGCAGGCAGTGCCAATAATACCACGGGTGATGTACCTGCTGTTTGGATTATTATTCACTAGGCGTCACTATCCTTGTAACTCTACCGGCAGAGACAAAACAACCTATTTGGGAGTTTGTTTGGCACTCAACATCAGTTTCTTGTTGCTAGTCTTGCTGGAGAACAAGGGCCACAATTCTTTATGTTAACTTGATTGCTTCGGCGCTCTTAATGCTTATTATACTGTGTAACCCCTAATGCTCTTTGGTTAGGATTATCTGGTCATTCTCATAGCTgctatcataatatatacatttctTGGGCGTGAAATTGATATGAACTAATTAATATTATTAGTGGCACGGTGGATTTCTGTTGAGAGTGCCAAACATGAATTCGGAATGATGGCAGAGGAAATAAATGTACGCTACAACTCAATATTTTAAACTAGACAATCAATTAACATAATTGGTTGCAACACATACCTATCAGCCGTCAAATTTGCACATGTCCGGTTAGGTTTTGCAAGAGCATCATGGTAAATACGGCACTCTTCTTTGGTCCGAAGACGAAACCTCCTCTCCTTGTCACATCTTGTACAGCGGATGAACTCATCACGGTGCAATGGACGTCCATTCCGACTTCTGTTCGAGCCATTAACAGACTTGTTTGACAGGTTGTAGTATTTGAGAAATTCTGTCTTTCCCAGTGGAACCTTTTCTCCATCAATCATGACCCACACAGTGTTCCTCCACTTTCCTGCAGTCTCCCTTCCAGAGTGCTTCTCAAACGCTGAAGGAGTCAGCTTTTCTGAATTCAAGGTAAAAAAACTCAAATGACAATTATACTCAATAATTATGATAACAGAAGTTCAAAACTATTGTACAAAGCAGAATAACAAGCTGTGCGACGGTTTTCTGCGACAAAACACTAAACAGAAAAATTACAGCGTATGGTCATCTGTGATGTCACTCCAGCAAAGATAGCACTTATCAAGTTAACACAAGTAATTTCCTAAGTGGTCGGGTGTTGTTTTAGCAAGAAGCACCCCGCTGTATGTACCCAGATCAATAAACAACTTACTGAAGGCCGCCGTCATAACTTATTGGCATAAGGAACTGCATATTTTGAATGCAGAGCCTTTCACCTTTGTTAAATCACACATCAATCTAGGTTTCATAAACAAACCCTTAAAAACTGGAAGGTGCAGATGTAGATCAAATAGGATACAGCAAGTCGGAACTCGTAAGTGATGCCATCTTTTTCTGATGTTATTTCACACATTTCTTCCTTCAAAATTAAGCACCAGGCTAGATCAAATAAAGACCTACATTTGATGAAAGGATAAGAGAATTGTCGCTTAACTTGTTGAACTGCCCCAGAGACATTTTCAGCTAGAGACCTTTTCAGTTGAAAACACTGAACTACGTATGCAGGCTCTGAACTCATACGAATATACAGACAATGCAAGATGACCTACAGTACAGAGTACAGTAAAACCCTCGGTGGTACCACAATCATAGTCTACTAAGTTCGGTACGGATACACTGAAATACAGATATGGAAAACCAAAGGCATCATCAAGATATGTGTCAGAAATAAACGTCCAGGCGATCAGGTAGAACAGAGACAGGAGCAGGCCTCCCATATCCTATCCAATGCAAAC is from Triticum aestivum cultivar Chinese Spring chromosome 3A, IWGSC CS RefSeq v2.1, whole genome shotgun sequence and encodes:
- the LOC123062248 gene encoding protein ULTRAPETALA 1, coding for MAAANGGGAALFSEEELREVSGLRLREGFVEMMCGCTSRRYGDAVGRLLIYPSGELEISCDCTPGCREEKLTPSAFEKHSGRETAGKWRNTVWVMIDGEKVPLGKTEFLKYYNLSNKSVNGSNRSRNGRPLHRDEFIRCTRCDKERRFRLRTKEECRIYHDALAKPNRTCANLTADSVTCDDDEERGSRKVLKGCSRAASCAGCEKCVCFGCEMCRFTDCGCQTCVDFYRNSKE